Below is a window of Deinococcus planocerae DNA.
CGTGCCCGACCTGCCCGACGGCGCCCGGCTGCGGCTGGGCTTCGAGAACGACGAGCGCGCCTACGGCCCCCAAGACCTCCTCCCCGTCTGCGAGGCGACCGGCGCGCCCCTCGTCTTCGACGCCCACCACCACGTCGTCCGCGAGAAGCTGGAGGGGCAGGAGGACCCCAGCGTCCGCGAGTGGGTCATGAAGGCCCGCGAGACGTGGCGCCCCCCCGAGTGGCAGGTGGTCCACCTCTCCAACGGCATCGACAGCCCGCAAGACCGCCGCCACAGCCACCTGATCACGGACTTCCCGAGCGCCTACCTCGACGTGCCGTGGATCGAGGTCGAGGCCAAGGGCAAGGAGGAGGCGGTCGCGGCGCTGATGGGGCTGCCCGGGGTGCCGCTGCCGACCGCGGAGGAGCTGACCGTGGACGGCGTGCCCCTGGAGGCGGCCCGGGAATAGGCCAGAGGGGCCGCCTCTCCCGTGTGGCCCGGCTGCGCTACCCTGCGGGGCGTGAATGTCGTCGTCTTCGACCTGGAGACCACCGGCCTGTCGCCCGAGCGCGACGCCATCGTGGAGATCGGGGCGTGGCGCGTCCGCGACGGGCGGGTGCAGGAGGCCGAACGCTTCGAGACGCTCGTCAGGCCGCTGGGGGCGGGGGGCGAGCCGCTGCCCATTCCCTGGCGGGTGCAGCGCATTCACGGCATCAGCGACGAGATGGTGCGGGACGCGCCGCACCCCGCCGACGCGCTGCCCGAGTTCCTCAGCTTCGTGGGCGACTCGCCCGTGGTCGCGCACAACATCGGCTTCGACCGGGGCTTCATGCGCGCCGCCGCGGGTCGCCACGGCCTGACCTGGGCGCCCCCCGCCGAACACTGCACCATGCGGCTCTCCCGCCAGGCCTTCCCCGGCGAGCGGTCCCACAACCTCGACGTGCTCGCCCAGCGCCTCGACCTCGGCTTCGCGCGCGGCGGTCGCCACCGCTCTCTGAGCGACGCGCGGGTCACCGCCGAGGCCTTCGTCCGCCTGATGGAGCGGCTGAGGGCTCAGGGGTGAGGGGTGAGGTCGGGCCGGGGCGGACCGCCTACGGTTTCACGGCGGCGGGTGCCCCATGGCCCTTCGGCACGAAGACGATGGCGTTGGGCACGGGCCGACTCCAGACGGTGTTGAGGTAGCCGCCCAGCCCCCCGTAACCCCCCGTCAGGTAGGCGGTCGCGCTGCTGCCGCTGTCGAGCCGCACGGCGTCGCGCACCCCGGCGGCGGCGAGCGCGGCGGCAAAGGCTTCGGGCGACCCGTGTTCGAGGTAGGCGATGGTGGGCTGCCCCGCCATCACCCCGAAGGCGACCTGCCGGGTGGGCCGCCAGACGCCCGCCCGCGTGTCGAACTGCTCGCGCCCCGGGTTGACGACCACCCGTCCCTCCCGCACGAGGAGGGGCCCGGCGCTCAGGGCGTCTTGCGCCGTCGTCCAGGGGGCGTCGGTCGCCTGCCAGTTCAGGGTGGGGCTCAGGGGCTCGCCCACCCCGCGCGGGAGTTGCGGGAAACGGGCCGGGTCGAAGGTGAAGGCGAGCGTTGCGCCGGAGGGCACGTTGCGCCCGGAGACCACCCGTGAGACCGCCGCCGCCCCCGGCGTGAGGTACAGGGTGGTGAGCCCCTCGGCGCCCACGGCGGTGTGCCCGTCTCCCACGAAGGCCGTGAGCAGCTCGGGCCGCACCTTCGCCCCGACGCTATTCACGGTGACGGTGCCGAAAGCGCCGCTCAGCACGTAGCGCGGGCGCGGGTAGCCGAAGAAGGTCCCCCCCTGCGCCGTGAAGCCCACCGTCGCCCGCCGCTCCAGGCTGGGGGCCGTCATCAGCCCGCCCACCGCCACCAGATCGACGGGCAGGTGGCTCGCCGGGTCGAAATACCCGCCGTTCACCCCCGCCACGCCGCCCGCCGCCTTCACGAGGGCGGCCACGTCGCGCGCCGCGCCCAGCGGGGCCGTCACCACCCGCGGCTGGAAACGGGCGGGATCGAAGCTCAGCAGATGCAGCGTTCCGCGCGCCCGGTACGTCACGCCCTCCGGCAGCCCCTCGGGGTCGATGGGCGGCGGCACGCGGGGGTCGGTGTGGGTCGTCGTGTCGATCACCACACGCGGGGGGTCTTCCAGCGTGAACACCTCGGTCGTGCCGCCGCCGGTTCTCAGGCGCACGGTCGTCCGGGCCGTCCTCGTGCCCGCCGGGCCGCCCACCACGCCGGGCTCGACGCCGAGCAGGTCTCCGCTCTCCAGCGTCTGCGAGGACGGGCTCGACGTGACCCCCGGCAGCACCACGCTCAGCCCGGCGCCCTCCCGCGTGATCTGGTGGGGCGCCTCGCCGCTGAGTTCGAGCACCACCCGCTGCACCTCCACCGTGCGGTGCAGCGTCCGGCTCACCCGCACCGTGTCGAGGTTCGCCACCGAGGCCGGGGGCGGGAGGGCCGGCGCCGGGGGAGGAGAGACGGTGGGCGGCGTCGCCGGGACGGAAGGGGTGGGCAGCGGCGCGGCGGGGGTGGAGGGCGCGGGCGTTCCCGGGGCGGGGGGGCGGGAGAGCGGCGGGGAGGGGAAGAGGGGAGATCTCGGGGGGCGCCGGATCATTAAAAAAAAAAAAAAAAGAGAGATAGGCGTAGAAGTGATACAA
It encodes the following:
- a CDS encoding 3'-5' exonuclease, which codes for MNVVVFDLETTGLSPERDAIVEIGAWRVRDGRVQEAERFETLVRPLGAGGEPLPIPWRVQRIHGISDEMVRDAPHPADALPEFLSFVGDSPVVAHNIGFDRGFMRAAAGRHGLTWAPPAEHCTMRLSRQAFPGERSHNLDVLAQRLDLGFARGGRHRSLSDARVTAEAFVRLMERLRAQG
- a CDS encoding phosphodiester glycosidase family protein, encoding MANLDTVRVSRTLHRTVEVQRVVLELSGEAPHQITREGAGLSVVLPGVTSSPSSQTLESGDLLGVEPGVVGGPAGTRTARTTVRLRTGGGTTEVFTLEDPPRVVIDTTTHTDPRVPPPIDPEGLPEGVTYRARGTLHLLSFDPARFQPRVVTAPLGAARDVAALVKAAGGVAGVNGGYFDPASHLPVDLVAVGGLMTAPSLERRATVGFTAQGGTFFGYPRPRYVLSGAFGTVTVNSVGAKVRPELLTAFVGDGHTAVGAEGLTTLYLTPGAAAVSRVVSGRNVPSGATLAFTFDPARFPQLPRGVGEPLSPTLNWQATDAPWTTAQDALSAGPLLVREGRVVVNPGREQFDTRAGVWRPTRQVAFGVMAGQPTIAYLEHGSPEAFAAALAAAGVRDAVRLDSGSSATAYLTGGYGGLGGYLNTVWSRPVPNAIVFVPKGHGAPAAVKP